In Ignavibacteriales bacterium, a single window of DNA contains:
- the rpmE gene encoding 50S ribosomal protein L31, whose translation MKKGIHPQYKKSVVSCVCGSTFETRSSAGNLKIEICDKCHPFFTGKQKLMDSAGRVERFNKKYGKKTQEAPATA comes from the coding sequence ATGAAAAAAGGTATTCATCCCCAATATAAAAAATCGGTTGTTTCCTGCGTTTGCGGGTCAACTTTTGAAACACGCTCATCAGCCGGAAACCTGAAAATAGAAATATGCGATAAGTGTCATCCATTCTTCACAGGCAAACAGAAGCTAATGGATTCTGCCGGACGTGTTGAACGCTTCAACAAGAAGTACGGCAAAAAAACACAAGAGGCGCCCGCAACAGCGTAA
- a CDS encoding GlmU family protein yields the protein MQITIFEDESYKNFLPLVYLRPVYDLRCGAFTLREKFEKYFSPHKINYDMRAELFHLYNQNNSSKNINQIPKDDTWFVNGRVVANSILKKHIVNLPKEEKVLINGKDIVAVFLKKESLKQFDQESGTLSKNRFEGLRTEKVDVDTVSYPWDLVHKTSDEIIAHSAFLKKKKNKIEGKVNSGVHLLNRKDIFIGKNSIIKPGAVLDAEKGPVIIGNNVTVMSNAVIEGPAFVGDNSVIKIGAKIYHGTSIGEWCKVGGEVEASVIQSYSNKQHEGFLGHSYLGSWVNLGADTNTSDLKNNYSTVRVQIDGKTIDSGQQFVGLTIGDHSKSGINMMFDTGTVVGVSCNLYGAGLPPKSIPSFAWGGDKSYQVYDIEKSIETMRKVMARRNVVMSDHYEKLVREIFISTMKDRKNFGLK from the coding sequence ATGCAGATAACTATCTTCGAAGACGAATCTTATAAAAACTTCCTTCCGCTTGTATACCTCAGACCGGTTTACGATCTGCGGTGCGGCGCATTCACTCTCAGGGAAAAATTTGAGAAATATTTTTCTCCTCATAAAATTAATTATGATATGAGAGCAGAGTTGTTTCATCTCTATAACCAAAACAACTCCTCTAAAAATATTAATCAAATCCCTAAAGATGATACCTGGTTTGTTAATGGGAGAGTTGTTGCAAACTCCATACTGAAAAAACATATAGTAAACTTACCTAAAGAAGAAAAAGTTTTAATTAACGGAAAAGATATTGTAGCGGTATTTCTGAAAAAAGAATCACTGAAACAATTCGATCAAGAAAGTGGTACTCTCAGCAAAAACCGATTTGAGGGTTTGCGGACTGAAAAGGTGGATGTTGATACAGTATCGTACCCGTGGGATCTGGTTCATAAAACTTCAGATGAAATAATCGCCCATAGTGCTTTTCTCAAGAAAAAGAAAAATAAGATTGAAGGAAAAGTCAATAGTGGTGTTCATCTTTTGAATCGTAAAGATATATTCATTGGCAAAAATTCCATAATCAAACCGGGCGCAGTACTTGATGCCGAAAAGGGACCTGTCATCATCGGCAATAATGTAACTGTTATGTCGAATGCTGTTATTGAAGGACCCGCATTTGTGGGCGACAACTCTGTTATAAAGATTGGCGCAAAAATTTATCACGGCACATCGATAGGCGAATGGTGCAAAGTTGGCGGCGAAGTTGAGGCATCGGTGATTCAATCTTATTCAAACAAACAGCACGAAGGATTTTTAGGTCATTCTTATTTAGGAAGCTGGGTGAATCTGGGCGCCGATACGAACACAAGCGATTTAAAAAATAACTACAGCACGGTGCGTGTACAAATCGATGGTAAAACAATTGATTCAGGTCAGCAATTTGTAGGATTGACTATCGGCGATCATTCTAAATCAGGAATCAATATGATGTTCGATACGGGAACGGTTGTCGGTGTTTCATGTAATTTGTATGGAGCGGGACTTCCGCCTAAATCGATTCCATCTTTCGCGTGGGGCGGTGATAAATCATATCAGGTATATGATATTGAAAAGAGTATAGAGACAATGAGAAAAGTAATGGCGCGAAGGAATGTTGTAATGTCGGATCATTATGAAAAACTTGTGAGAGAGATATTTATCAGCACGATGAAAGATAGAAAGAATTTTGGTTTAAAATGA
- a CDS encoding zinc-binding dehydrogenase, which yields MKAVIKPKPQMYQAWQKGFQLVEREIPVVKNSNDIQFKVVAAGICGTDVGIYNSKDSLKNSMANISPEGVTIGHEFCGRITDAGVKAKLRLADQVIQKSKEYKEIKKFVKNRSAAQVAKDKTFIDYLNKNFIATAEMHITCGECAQCKLGDYHVCTKTVIRGLHGDGSYAEYIVLPAENILIFKNGEIPEEIVGFMDAIGNAAHTVQVLKSIEGKTVAVLGLGVIGLMSVAIAKGAGAKRILVTDASHGENTHEKLEALKFKMARSLGADECFDVSIPEEKKEFYKVAKEQNHGAGVDAVLEMSGSYHAYDDAFNVVRMGGEIALLGLTSGTLPVDFSKHVIFPGITIHGVIGRRVWSTWDIMTDILKKGLAKRFMKAGFVTHQVPLVDYDKGFQAIINGDALKVLLRP from the coding sequence ATGAAAGCGGTTATTAAGCCAAAGCCACAAATGTATCAGGCGTGGCAAAAAGGTTTTCAGCTTGTTGAGCGCGAAATCCCTGTCGTTAAAAATTCAAATGATATTCAATTTAAAGTTGTCGCTGCCGGCATATGCGGCACTGATGTTGGAATTTATAATTCAAAAGATTCACTCAAGAACAGCATGGCGAATATTTCACCGGAAGGTGTAACGATTGGTCATGAATTTTGCGGAAGGATTACCGATGCCGGAGTGAAAGCGAAACTGCGACTGGCTGATCAGGTGATTCAAAAATCAAAAGAGTACAAAGAAATTAAAAAGTTCGTGAAGAACCGGTCGGCAGCGCAAGTGGCGAAAGATAAAACGTTCATCGACTATCTGAACAAAAATTTCATCGCAACCGCAGAGATGCACATAACCTGCGGCGAATGCGCTCAATGTAAGCTTGGCGATTATCATGTATGCACGAAGACGGTAATTCGTGGATTGCACGGTGATGGATCGTATGCTGAATACATAGTGCTTCCTGCCGAGAATATTTTAATTTTCAAAAATGGTGAAATCCCTGAAGAGATTGTAGGATTCATGGATGCGATCGGGAACGCGGCACATACGGTACAAGTTCTCAAATCGATTGAAGGCAAAACAGTTGCTGTGCTGGGACTCGGAGTAATAGGTTTAATGTCGGTTGCGATTGCAAAAGGTGCGGGTGCGAAAAGAATTCTTGTAACCGATGCATCGCACGGTGAAAATACACATGAGAAATTAGAAGCTCTCAAATTTAAGATGGCTCGCTCGCTTGGGGCTGATGAATGTTTCGATGTTTCAATCCCGGAAGAGAAAAAAGAATTTTATAAAGTTGCCAAAGAGCAGAATCATGGCGCAGGTGTTGATGCCGTGCTTGAAATGTCCGGAAGCTATCATGCATACGACGATGCTTTCAATGTTGTCAGAATGGGCGGAGAGATCGCTCTACTAGGTTTAACCAGCGGAACGCTCCCTGTAGATTTCTCCAAGCATGTAATCTTTCCCGGTATCACAATTCACGGAGTTATAGGTAGGCGAGTTTGGTCGACCTGGGATATTATGACTGATATACTTAAGAAAGGTCTGGCCAAGCGGTTCATGAAAGCCGGTTTCGTAACTCATCAAGTCCCGTTAGTCGATTACGATAAAGGTTTTCAAGCTATTATCAATGGAGATGCTCTTAAAGTTTTATTACGACCATAG
- the acpS gene encoding holo-ACP synthase encodes MIKSIGIDIVGIEKFKHVENDKNFLGEILTGQEISLIRDSKNSTAYIAKIFALKEAVMKSLGWGLTYGSYWHDIEVLDDGQIKLTGILKVQAEKMQVSKIHSSYSNSKKYITAFVLLEDYKENS; translated from the coding sequence ATGATAAAAAGTATCGGTATAGATATCGTGGGGATCGAGAAATTTAAGCATGTTGAGAATGATAAGAATTTCTTAGGAGAGATTCTAACCGGACAAGAAATCTCATTGATTCGAGACAGTAAAAACAGTACAGCTTATATCGCAAAAATATTCGCTCTAAAAGAAGCTGTAATGAAATCTCTCGGTTGGGGATTGACGTACGGATCATACTGGCACGATATCGAGGTGTTGGATGATGGTCAAATTAAGCTGACCGGAATCTTGAAAGTGCAGGCAGAGAAAATGCAGGTGTCAAAGATTCATAGTTCATATTCAAATTCAAAAAAATATATTACAGCATTTGTACTTCTTGAAGATTATAAGGAGAATTCATGA
- a CDS encoding acyl carrier protein: MSEDIKKMIIDYIKKEYLEEDSGVTVNESTKLISSGIVDSFSMVSLKMFLEKKFSIKIPDDKATPEAFDSVNNIMNLLKEYTKS; encoded by the coding sequence ATGTCTGAAGATATTAAGAAAATGATTATCGATTATATCAAAAAAGAATACCTCGAAGAAGATTCAGGGGTAACAGTTAATGAAAGTACGAAGCTCATATCAAGCGGAATCGTCGATTCGTTCTCGATGGTTTCGTTGAAAATGTTTTTAGAGAAAAAATTTTCCATTAAAATTCCTGATGATAAAGCGACACCCGAGGCATTTGATTCTGTGAATAACATAATGAATCTCCTAAAAGAATATACAAAAAGTTAA
- a CDS encoding glycine C-acetyltransferase yields the protein MSKSKKVIEHYRHVIDEFKSSDICKVERIILSPQSAEIDVEFPKGSPSKEVLNFCANNYLGLSNHPALVDAARKGLEQHGYGMSSVRFICGTQDIHKELEQKVSEFLGTEDTILYSSCFDANGGVFEALLGEEDVILSDELNHASIIDGIRLCKAHRYRYKHNDMNDLEIHLKQSMDRRFRMIATDGVFSMDGELAKLPELVALAEKYDAILMVDDSHATGFIGKKGRGTPEHYGVMEKIDIITTTLGKALGGASGGCVSGSKIFIDVLRQKSRPYIFSNTVSPVVVAGTIKAIELLEQSTELRDKLEENTKYFRQKIKEAGFEIIDGFHPIVPIMIHNSKIVQQMARDLYYEGIYVIGFFYPIVPKGKDRIRVQISATHERHHIDKAVDAFTKVGRKLGVIK from the coding sequence ATGTCTAAAAGTAAAAAAGTTATAGAACATTATCGGCACGTAATCGATGAATTTAAATCGAGCGATATCTGTAAAGTTGAACGGATAATTCTTTCTCCTCAATCTGCAGAGATCGATGTTGAATTTCCGAAAGGTTCTCCTTCTAAAGAAGTGTTGAACTTCTGCGCGAATAATTATTTAGGACTTTCAAATCATCCCGCGCTGGTTGATGCCGCGCGAAAAGGATTGGAACAGCACGGTTATGGGATGTCATCCGTCCGGTTTATCTGCGGTACTCAAGATATTCATAAGGAATTAGAACAAAAGGTTTCGGAATTTCTTGGGACCGAAGACACAATCCTATACTCATCATGCTTCGATGCAAATGGCGGTGTGTTTGAAGCGTTGCTTGGAGAAGAGGATGTAATTCTCTCGGATGAATTAAATCACGCTTCTATTATCGATGGTATTCGATTGTGCAAAGCCCATCGCTATCGTTACAAACACAACGATATGAACGATCTTGAGATTCATCTCAAACAGTCGATGGATAGAAGATTCAGGATGATCGCGACTGATGGTGTTTTTTCGATGGATGGTGAACTTGCAAAGCTACCTGAACTTGTCGCGTTAGCAGAAAAATATGATGCGATTTTAATGGTAGATGATTCGCACGCCACCGGTTTCATCGGTAAAAAGGGAAGAGGCACTCCTGAACATTACGGTGTTATGGAGAAGATAGATATCATTACAACAACGCTCGGGAAAGCTCTCGGCGGTGCATCGGGCGGTTGTGTATCGGGGAGTAAAATATTTATAGATGTTTTGAGACAAAAGTCGAGGCCATACATTTTTTCAAATACTGTCAGTCCGGTAGTGGTTGCCGGAACAATAAAAGCTATTGAGTTGTTGGAACAATCAACAGAGCTTCGTGACAAACTTGAAGAGAATACGAAATATTTCCGTCAAAAAATCAAGGAAGCAGGATTTGAAATTATAGATGGATTTCATCCGATTGTGCCAATCATGATTCATAATTCAAAAATTGTACAACAGATGGCGCGCGATTTATATTATGAAGGTATTTACGTCATCGGATTTTTCTATCCCATTGTTCCGAAAGGTAAAGACAGGATAAGAGTGCAGATCTCCGCGACTCATGAAAGGCATCACATAGACAAAGCGGTTGATGCGTTTACGAAGGTGGGTAGGAAGCTTGGGGTAATTAAATAA
- a CDS encoding T9SS type A sorting domain-containing protein: MNMMTVLLTFFLLVSQASVCDAQWVQSSNINSSFVSSFTSKDADLFAGTFLEGVFFSTSSGSTWTAVNDGITTLRIRSLAASSMNLFAGSEGGGIFLSTNHGTQWTSINTGLTNTSVREIATSGVNLFAGTDGGGVFFSSNTGANWIPANTGLTSLYIESFLINGTDIFAGTSGGVFLSTNNGTSWVPVNNGLTSPGINALAVSGTNLFAGTNSGIFLSTNDGTTWTPVSAGLTTTSIEALATCGTDVFAGTFGGGVFLSTNNGTSWNAVNAGLPANAIILSLLVSDSTLLAGTGGSGVWQRPLSQMITSVPRNDEAPLQFRLEQNYPNPFNPNTTIIYQLSTQSHVTLKVFDILGREVVTLVNGIEEPGYKSVQFDASKLSSGIYYYRLQAGNYIETKKLLLIR, translated from the coding sequence ATGAACATGATGACAGTTCTCTTAACATTCTTTCTACTCGTTAGTCAAGCGAGTGTTTGCGATGCGCAGTGGGTACAATCTTCAAACATCAATAGCAGTTTTGTCAGCAGCTTTACCAGCAAGGATGCAGATCTGTTCGCTGGTACGTTTCTGGAAGGAGTATTCTTTTCAACGAGCAGCGGATCAACTTGGACTGCGGTTAACGATGGCATAACCACTTTGCGCATTCGTAGTCTTGCTGCGAGCTCGATGAATCTCTTCGCTGGAAGTGAAGGCGGAGGTATCTTTCTGTCAACCAATCACGGCACACAATGGACTTCCATCAATACGGGTCTCACGAATACAAGTGTACGGGAAATAGCCACCAGCGGGGTGAATCTTTTTGCTGGAACTGATGGCGGGGGAGTCTTTTTCTCCTCGAATACCGGGGCTAACTGGATTCCGGCGAATACAGGTCTTACAAGTCTTTACATCGAGTCGTTTCTAATTAACGGCACAGATATATTTGCAGGTACTTCCGGCGGTGTATTCCTTTCGACCAACAATGGTACAAGCTGGGTTCCTGTCAATAATGGGCTCACCAGTCCCGGTATAAACGCTCTTGCAGTGTCTGGCACGAACCTCTTTGCCGGAACGAATTCTGGGATATTCCTTTCAACCAACGATGGCACAACCTGGACTCCGGTTAGTGCAGGATTGACAACGACAAGTATCGAGGCTCTCGCAACATGCGGTACAGACGTTTTTGCTGGCACTTTCGGCGGTGGTGTGTTCCTGTCTACTAACAACGGCACGAGTTGGAATGCGGTAAATGCTGGTTTGCCAGCAAATGCAATTATCCTTAGTCTTCTAGTTAGCGACAGTACCCTTCTTGCAGGTACTGGTGGCTCTGGCGTTTGGCAGCGGCCCCTGTCGCAAATGATAACCAGTGTTCCAAGAAACGATGAGGCGCCTCTGCAATTTAGGCTCGAACAAAACTATCCAAACCCGTTCAACCCAAACACAACAATCATATATCAACTCTCAACACAAAGCCACGTTACACTCAAAGTCTTCGATATACTTGGCAGGGAAGTTGTAACGCTTGTAAACGGAATCGAAGAGCCAGGTTACAAATCGGTGCAGTTCGATGCAAGTAAATTATCAAGCGGGATATATTATTACCGACTGCAAGCTGGCAACTATATCGAAACAAAAAAATTATTATTAATAAGGTAA
- a CDS encoding glycine C-acetyltransferase, whose protein sequence is MAYSEKAKSFYDDTLKNIRQDGLFKEERFIESPQAANIKVEFPLGAQQKQVLNFCANNYLGLSSHPEVVKAAHDGLDSRGYGMSSVRFICGTQDIHHELEDKLTKFLGTEDTILFPSCMEANAAIFEVMLDKEDAMISDRLVHASIVDGMRLSKAQLFNYKHNNMAHLEEKLQETQNCRFRLIITDGVFSMDGDLAKLDEICNLAEKYDAMVMVDDSHASGFIGKTGRGTHEHFNVMGRVDVITTTLGKALGGATGGCVSGRKGIVDLCRQRARPYLFSNTVPPVVVAASIKVIDLISDTTERRDKLERNTKYFREKMTKAGLDIKEGETPIVPVMLYNAKLAQDVARDMYTEGIYVIGFFFPVVAQGQARIRTQISADHEIEHIDKAVAAFTKVGAKYNILGKKRDEIIAMYGM, encoded by the coding sequence ATGGCATATAGTGAAAAAGCAAAATCGTTTTACGATGATACTTTGAAAAATATCCGTCAGGACGGATTATTTAAAGAAGAGAGATTTATAGAATCACCTCAGGCAGCTAATATTAAAGTTGAGTTTCCACTCGGTGCACAGCAGAAACAAGTATTGAATTTCTGTGCGAATAATTATCTCGGCTTGTCGAGTCATCCTGAAGTTGTAAAAGCCGCGCATGATGGGCTTGATTCTCGCGGCTACGGTATGTCATCTGTGCGTTTTATCTGCGGAACGCAGGATATTCATCATGAATTAGAAGATAAATTGACAAAGTTCCTGGGCACAGAAGATACAATTTTATTTCCATCATGCATGGAAGCAAACGCCGCAATATTTGAAGTGATGCTTGATAAAGAAGACGCTATGATTTCTGATCGGCTCGTTCACGCTTCGATTGTTGACGGTATGCGTCTGAGCAAAGCGCAACTTTTCAATTACAAGCACAACAACATGGCTCATCTTGAAGAGAAACTTCAGGAAACTCAGAACTGTCGCTTTCGACTCATCATCACTGATGGCGTGTTTTCAATGGATGGAGATCTTGCAAAGCTCGATGAAATTTGTAACCTTGCAGAAAAATATGATGCGATGGTTATGGTGGATGATTCACACGCCTCAGGATTCATCGGAAAAACAGGCCGTGGTACGCACGAACATTTTAATGTCATGGGTCGCGTTGATGTAATTACAACAACACTCGGTAAAGCGCTCGGTGGTGCTACGGGCGGTTGTGTTAGTGGACGAAAAGGTATTGTTGATCTATGCCGTCAACGTGCCCGACCATATTTATTTTCAAATACAGTCCCGCCGGTTGTTGTTGCTGCCTCGATAAAAGTAATTGATTTAATTTCAGACACAACTGAACGACGGGATAAGCTTGAACGAAATACAAAATATTTCCGTGAGAAGATGACCAAGGCAGGACTAGACATCAAAGAAGGAGAAACACCGATTGTACCGGTTATGTTATACAATGCGAAACTTGCCCAGGACGTAGCCCGCGATATGTATACAGAAGGAATTTATGTTATCGGTTTCTTCTTCCCTGTGGTAGCACAAGGGCAGGCACGAATCCGAACGCAGATTTCTGCCGATCATGAGATCGAGCATATAGATAAAGCTGTTGCAGCATTTACAAAAGTCGGAGCAAAGTATAATATCCTCGGTAAGAAGCGCGATGAAATAATCGCGATGTATGGTATGTAA
- the rsmB gene encoding 16S rRNA (cytosine(967)-C(5))-methyltransferase RsmB, whose protein sequence is MNSETRESVNTDPPVAEIQTLYAGPRGTAVKILNRVERTDSYLDKLLDVELRSKDISDLDKSLLAEIVHGVLRWQGRLDWVLNGFTHGNFSKSEVNVRNALRVALYQILFLNQVPHYAAVNEAVEFIKRIRGDKFSGFVNAVLRNVIRTLDGIHYPNPDEDLAQYLAVYYSHPLWMVRRWLPRFGKEEVEKLLTANNEIPGLTLRINKMKITPAEFLSLLEKQNVQFQGSTYIDYFVKVRSLSGISQMNIFQQGFFTIQDESAALPVLLLDPHPGERVIDMCAAPGGKTTFIAETMKNEGEILAVDKYDTKLNMLKMSCERLGIQNVQLLVADSTTIDTQLADRILVDAPCSGLGTLRKKPDIKWKREPEDIKRMVRQQYALLESAARMLKPGGVLVYSTCTTEPEENSELVKSFINAHPEFSIESASDFVNKSVVSAEGFIETMPHRHQIDGSFAARLRKKQSE, encoded by the coding sequence ATGAATTCAGAAACTCGGGAATCAGTCAACACCGATCCGCCTGTAGCAGAGATCCAAACGCTGTATGCCGGTCCGCGCGGAACTGCTGTAAAAATATTGAATCGGGTTGAACGCACAGATTCTTATTTGGATAAATTATTAGATGTAGAACTTCGATCTAAAGATATATCGGATTTGGATAAAAGTTTGCTCGCTGAGATTGTGCATGGCGTATTACGTTGGCAGGGGAGATTGGATTGGGTTTTGAACGGATTCACACATGGTAATTTTTCCAAATCCGAGGTAAACGTGCGAAACGCACTCAGGGTTGCGCTTTACCAAATCTTATTTTTAAATCAGGTTCCGCATTATGCCGCTGTAAATGAAGCAGTCGAATTTATCAAGCGTATCCGCGGAGATAAATTCTCAGGTTTTGTGAACGCGGTTCTGCGCAACGTCATCAGAACGCTTGATGGAATACATTATCCGAATCCCGATGAAGATTTAGCCCAGTATCTCGCGGTTTATTATTCGCATCCTCTCTGGATGGTGAGAAGGTGGCTTCCGCGTTTCGGAAAGGAGGAGGTTGAAAAACTTCTAACGGCGAATAATGAGATCCCGGGTTTGACGCTGAGAATCAATAAAATGAAAATCACACCCGCCGAATTTTTATCGCTTCTTGAAAAACAAAATGTACAATTTCAAGGATCAACATATATCGATTATTTTGTAAAAGTTAGAAGTCTTTCCGGAATATCACAAATGAATATTTTTCAGCAAGGATTTTTCACGATACAAGATGAGAGCGCGGCATTACCTGTTTTGCTTCTTGATCCGCATCCCGGAGAACGGGTGATAGATATGTGCGCTGCCCCCGGCGGTAAAACAACTTTTATCGCAGAGACGATGAAAAACGAGGGAGAAATTTTAGCTGTAGATAAATACGATACGAAATTAAACATGTTAAAGATGAGTTGCGAGCGGCTTGGGATTCAAAATGTTCAACTTCTTGTGGCAGATTCGACAACGATTGACACTCAATTAGCCGACCGGATTTTAGTGGATGCGCCATGTTCGGGATTAGGAACGCTGCGGAAGAAACCCGATATAAAATGGAAGCGCGAACCTGAAGACATAAAGCGAATGGTACGGCAGCAATACGCGCTCCTGGAAAGCGCGGCGCGCATGTTAAAACCGGGGGGTGTTCTTGTTTACAGCACATGTACCACGGAACCGGAAGAAAATTCTGAATTAGTGAAATCGTTTATCAATGCCCATCCTGAATTTTCTATTGAATCTGCGAGTGATTTTGTTAACAAATCTGTCGTGAGCGCAGAAGGATTTATCGAAACAATGCCGCACAGGCACCAGATCGATGGTTCGTTTGCCGCACGGCTTCGGAAGAAACAATCAGAATAA
- the acsA gene encoding acetate--CoA ligase — MSHIGSYEERYKSFNWKQSEEELEYGKNGMYNIGYYCSDRVCEKGNGKKLGLIWEGFTGEVKKYSYDDIRVYSNTIAKFLQDTGVNVGDRVCLFMDKVPELYIGFIGILKMGGITQPLFSAFGEEALFTRLDDAKTKAIMIQKKHLPKVRRIKDKLPNLTKIIVIDADEAATPQINEIHFWMEKAPKVEKFDIVKVGPEVPSVIHYTSGTTGKPKGAQHAHSSIIAQYITSKWVLDLQPDDIYWCTADPGWVTGTSYGIIGPWALGVTQVVLDAGFGAEKWYAFMHKYKVSMWYSAPTAIRLLMKEGIEAVKKYDLSTLRHLASVGEPLNAEAVVWSEKAFGKMFHDTYWQTETGAMMITNYPGMKIKPGSMGKPFPGITATVLNTKTYEPITSAGIVGLIAIKPGWPSMMRSYWNNKTTYDSKFKNGWYICGDRASIDNEGYFWFVGRDDDVINTAGHLVGPFEIESALLEHKAVAESAAVGKPDPVNMEVVKAFIALKPGFDPSGDMELDIMNFIRKKLSPLAMPQEIEFVPSLPKTRSGKIMRRLLRAKEWGEEIGDTSTLEND; from the coding sequence ATGAGTCATATAGGTTCATACGAAGAAAGATATAAATCATTTAACTGGAAACAGTCGGAGGAGGAATTAGAGTACGGTAAAAACGGAATGTATAATATTGGTTACTATTGCAGTGACCGAGTTTGCGAAAAGGGCAATGGTAAAAAATTAGGTTTGATCTGGGAAGGATTCACAGGTGAAGTGAAGAAATATAGTTATGATGACATCCGTGTTTACAGTAATACGATTGCCAAGTTTTTACAGGATACGGGAGTTAATGTGGGCGACAGAGTTTGCCTCTTCATGGATAAGGTCCCTGAATTGTATATCGGTTTTATTGGAATACTTAAAATGGGTGGAATTACACAGCCGTTATTTTCTGCATTCGGCGAAGAAGCTTTATTCACTCGTCTTGATGATGCAAAAACAAAAGCTATTATGATTCAAAAGAAACATTTACCCAAAGTCAGAAGGATCAAAGATAAACTTCCCAATTTGACAAAAATTATTGTGATCGATGCTGATGAAGCAGCAACGCCGCAAATAAATGAGATTCATTTCTGGATGGAAAAAGCTCCGAAGGTTGAAAAATTTGATATCGTGAAAGTCGGTCCGGAAGTGCCATCGGTCATTCACTATACGTCGGGGACAACCGGCAAACCGAAAGGTGCGCAGCATGCTCATTCATCGATTATCGCACAGTACATTACGTCTAAATGGGTTCTCGATTTACAACCGGATGATATTTACTGGTGCACTGCCGATCCGGGTTGGGTTACAGGAACATCGTACGGAATCATTGGTCCGTGGGCGTTGGGTGTAACTCAGGTTGTACTCGATGCAGGTTTTGGCGCGGAAAAATGGTATGCGTTTATGCATAAATATAAAGTTTCCATGTGGTACTCGGCGCCGACTGCCATTCGTTTGCTGATGAAAGAAGGAATAGAAGCTGTTAAGAAATATGATCTTTCAACGTTACGTCATTTGGCAAGCGTGGGTGAGCCGCTGAACGCCGAAGCAGTTGTATGGTCTGAAAAAGCATTCGGAAAAATGTTTCATGATACTTATTGGCAAACCGAAACCGGCGCGATGATGATTACAAATTACCCGGGAATGAAAATTAAACCGGGTTCAATGGGAAAACCATTCCCCGGTATTACGGCAACAGTTCTCAATACAAAAACCTATGAGCCGATCACTTCTGCCGGTATAGTCGGACTCATTGCTATCAAACCGGGTTGGCCCTCAATGATGCGCTCTTACTGGAATAACAAAACAACATACGATAGTAAGTTCAAAAACGGTTGGTATATTTGCGGTGACCGCGCAAGTATTGATAACGAAGGATACTTTTGGTTTGTTGGTCGCGATGACGATGTGATTAACACGGCAGGACATTTAGTAGGACCGTTTGAGATCGAATCGGCATTACTTGAACATAAAGCTGTTGCAGAGTCAGCCGCAGTGGGAAAACCCGATCCTGTAAATATGGAAGTAGTGAAAGCATTCATCGCTCTGAAACCCGGTTTCGATCCGAGTGGAGATATGGAGCTTGATATTATGAACTTCATAAGGAAAAAACTTTCTCCATTGGCTATGCCGCAGGAGATCGAGTTTGTCCCGTCGCTTCCTAAGACAAGAAGCGGTAAAATTATGCGCCGACTTCTCCGTGCTAAAGAGTGGGGAGAAGAAATCGGAGATACATCAACGTTAGAAAACGACTAA